The following are encoded in a window of Lampris incognitus isolate fLamInc1 chromosome 15, fLamInc1.hap2, whole genome shotgun sequence genomic DNA:
- the gtf2h5 gene encoding general transcription factor IIH subunit 5, whose translation MVNVLKGVLVECDPAMKQFLLYLDETSALGKKFIIQDLDDTHVFILAEVVQILQERVGELMDMNSFPITQK comes from the exons ATGGTCAACGTACTTAAAGGGGTTCTTGTTGAATG TGATCCTGCGATGAAACAATTCCTACTTTACCTGGATGAGACCTCTGCCCTGGGCAAAAAATTCATTATCCAGGACCTTGATGACACGCATGTCTTCATTCTGGCAGAGGTGGTTCAGATTCTCCAGGAGAGAGTTGGCGAGTTAATGGACATGAATTCATTTCCCATTACCCAGAAATAA